The Hymenobacter sp. DG01 genome has a segment encoding these proteins:
- a CDS encoding lysophospholipid acyltransferase family protein, which produces MLFYTVMKPLVQVALRVFFRRLEVRHPERLRMPGPLLIASNHPNTLMDPLVAAVNRRQPIAFLAKSTFFKNPILRAIMESGNSIPIYRRQDVETGAETLTPAQLEALNEKIFGRCYDYFDRSGTIMIFPEGTSVSERRLRPLKTGAARIALGAEARHNFQLGLHILPLGINYFDPQRFRSDVFMDLAPPIRVADYAEQYRQNPEAAADVLTEEIRRRLESRLVITRTDEEDELVTQVERTFGQHLIQDDEETLYDNFQLSRTLLKAVRFFEEHDADRLGEAQEKLRAYHQQLHQLRLTDEALEARPGGGSRAVRAFGASLRLLAGAPFYLYGALNNYLPYIIPSMVAKRATQDAEFVAPIMLVTGMLTFTLAYVGQTALVYHLTQSRGWALLYLLSLPLSGFYALSYWGNLAGRLRRLRALRLFRQQRPRMEQLLRQRTELLHLLREARETYLARR; this is translated from the coding sequence ATGCTCTTTTACACAGTGATGAAGCCCCTCGTGCAGGTGGCCCTGCGCGTATTTTTTCGTCGCCTGGAGGTGCGCCACCCGGAGCGGCTGCGCATGCCGGGGCCCCTGCTTATTGCCAGCAACCACCCCAACACCCTCATGGACCCGCTGGTGGCGGCCGTGAACCGGCGGCAGCCCATTGCCTTTCTGGCCAAGAGCACGTTTTTCAAGAACCCCATCTTGCGGGCCATCATGGAATCGGGCAACTCCATTCCAATTTACCGCCGCCAGGATGTGGAAACCGGGGCCGAAACCCTGACGCCGGCTCAGCTGGAAGCCCTCAACGAGAAGATTTTCGGGCGCTGCTACGACTACTTTGACCGCAGTGGTACCATCATGATTTTTCCCGAGGGCACCAGCGTGTCGGAGCGACGGCTGCGGCCCCTGAAAACCGGGGCGGCCCGCATTGCGCTGGGGGCTGAGGCCCGCCACAACTTTCAGCTGGGCCTGCACATCCTGCCCCTGGGCATCAATTACTTCGATCCGCAGCGCTTCCGCTCCGATGTGTTCATGGATTTGGCCCCGCCCATCCGGGTAGCCGATTACGCGGAGCAGTACCGCCAGAACCCCGAGGCCGCCGCCGACGTGCTGACCGAGGAAATTCGCCGCCGCCTGGAGTCGCGCCTGGTTATTACGCGCACCGATGAGGAAGACGAGCTGGTAACGCAGGTGGAGCGCACCTTCGGCCAGCACCTGATCCAGGACGATGAGGAAACGCTTTACGACAACTTCCAGCTCAGCCGTACCCTACTTAAGGCCGTGCGCTTTTTTGAGGAGCACGATGCCGACCGCCTCGGCGAGGCCCAGGAGAAGCTGCGGGCCTACCACCAGCAGCTACACCAGCTGCGCCTGACCGATGAAGCCCTGGAGGCGCGCCCCGGCGGCGGCAGCCGGGCGGTCCGGGCCTTTGGGGCAAGCCTGCGGCTGCTGGCCGGGGCACCGTTCTACCTCTACGGAGCCCTGAACAACTACCTGCCCTACATCATCCCGTCGATGGTGGCCAAGCGGGCCACCCAGGATGCGGAATTTGTGGCCCCCATCATGCTCGTGACGGGCATGCTCACGTTCACGCTGGCCTATGTGGGGCAAACCGCTCTGGTGTACCACCTTACCCAGAGCCGGGGGTGGGCCCTGCTGTATCTGCTAAGCCTGCCCCTGTCGGGGTTTTACGCCCTGAGCTATTGGGGCAACCTGGCTGGCCGACTGCGGCGCCTGCGGGCCCTGCGCTTGTTCCGGCAGCAGCGGCCCCGCATGGAGCAGCTGCTCCGGCAGCGCACCGAGCTGCTGCATTTGCTACGTGAAGCCCGCGAAACGTACCTGGCCCGGCGGTAG
- a CDS encoding tetratricopeptide repeat protein encodes MRLPLLLLLLLLVPAVGWAQTAPATADAAQATALRRANQLVLERKYESAWKLLRLLDQMNLDPAVALQKTSLALNYYTATDDLKRFAFRDLKLLDLSPDSLRQLGVDTPYYSFPARRVLEKLKNKYPDNYKLNRALGDYYFTVQQCDCAEEDLGEDEVFRRTIQYYQQAHDHGQGDYLSYFALGYSYQRLGQFQESLAPFVRSIQLRPNYATAHLNLAFVYLELKDFEKAQTHARRAVELFPDDAHKQDAAFLLSQIEERMKATAAKPE; translated from the coding sequence ATGCGCCTGCCCCTGCTTCTGCTGCTCCTGTTACTTGTGCCGGCGGTAGGATGGGCCCAAACAGCGCCGGCCACCGCCGATGCCGCCCAGGCTACGGCCCTGCGCCGGGCAAACCAGTTGGTGCTGGAGCGCAAGTACGAATCGGCGTGGAAGCTGCTGCGGCTGCTGGACCAGATGAACCTAGACCCGGCCGTGGCCCTGCAGAAAACCAGTCTGGCCCTCAACTACTACACTGCCACCGACGACCTGAAGCGCTTCGCCTTCCGCGACCTGAAGCTGCTGGACCTCTCCCCTGACAGCCTGCGCCAGCTGGGCGTCGATACCCCGTACTACTCTTTTCCGGCCCGGCGGGTACTGGAAAAGCTCAAGAACAAGTACCCCGATAACTACAAGCTTAACCGCGCCCTCGGCGACTATTATTTCACGGTGCAGCAGTGCGACTGCGCCGAGGAGGACTTGGGCGAGGACGAGGTGTTCCGGCGTACCATTCAGTATTACCAGCAGGCCCACGACCACGGCCAGGGCGACTACCTGTCGTATTTTGCCCTGGGCTACTCTTATCAGCGGCTGGGGCAGTTTCAGGAAAGCCTGGCGCCGTTCGTGCGCTCTATTCAGCTGCGCCCGAACTACGCCACGGCGCACCTGAATCTGGCCTTCGTGTATCTGGAGCTTAAGGACTTTGAAAAAGCCCAGACCCATGCCCGCCGCGCCGTAGAGCTGTTTCCCGATGACGCGCATAAGCAGGACGCCGCCTTCCTGCTCAGCCAGATTGAGGAGCGCATGAAGGCCACTGCTGCGAAACCGGAGTAG
- a CDS encoding proline iminopeptidase-family hydrolase, which translates to MPIPTLARAASLLLAATLLITSCQQKPDAASAPGSTAPNATPSAYLKPFESGVRNGGVKMIPIKTPKGAFNVWTKRFGTGKIKVLLLHGGPAMTHEYFECFESFFPQEGIEFYEYDQLGSHYSDQPKDDDLWRTERFVDEVEQVRQALGIDKFYVLGHSWGGILALEYALKHQDHLAGLVISNMVASIPRYDAYNKTLRAQLRPTLLDSLEKFEAKKDYHNPTYEALVVKNYYSKHLLRLPEVPEPAARSFKHVNQHVYELMQGPNEFKTAGRLLTWDRWNDLGQITVPTLMIGGQFDTMNPKDMEEMSRRVKQGNYLLCPQGSHMSMWDDQQTYFRGLTRFLKSVDDGSFKAGTTL; encoded by the coding sequence GCCGCTACTCTGCTTATAACCAGCTGTCAGCAGAAGCCCGATGCGGCTTCGGCCCCTGGCAGCACCGCCCCGAATGCTACCCCCTCGGCTTACCTGAAACCCTTTGAATCGGGCGTCCGCAATGGGGGCGTGAAGATGATTCCCATCAAAACGCCCAAGGGGGCCTTCAACGTCTGGACCAAACGGTTCGGGACGGGCAAGATCAAGGTGCTGCTGCTACACGGCGGCCCGGCCATGACCCACGAGTATTTTGAGTGCTTCGAGAGCTTCTTTCCGCAGGAAGGCATCGAGTTCTACGAGTACGACCAGCTCGGCTCCCATTACTCCGACCAGCCCAAGGACGACGACCTGTGGCGCACCGAGCGGTTTGTGGATGAGGTAGAACAGGTGCGCCAGGCCCTGGGCATTGACAAGTTTTACGTGCTGGGCCACTCCTGGGGCGGCATCTTGGCCCTGGAGTACGCCCTTAAGCACCAGGATCATCTGGCGGGCCTCGTCATTTCGAATATGGTAGCCAGCATTCCGCGCTACGATGCCTACAACAAAACCCTACGGGCTCAGCTGCGCCCTACCTTGCTGGACTCGCTGGAGAAGTTTGAGGCCAAGAAGGACTACCACAACCCCACCTATGAGGCGCTGGTAGTCAAGAACTACTATTCCAAACACTTGCTGCGCCTGCCCGAAGTGCCCGAACCAGCGGCGCGCTCCTTTAAGCACGTCAACCAGCATGTGTATGAGCTGATGCAGGGCCCCAACGAGTTCAAAACCGCCGGCCGCCTGCTCACCTGGGACCGGTGGAACGACCTGGGCCAGATTACCGTGCCCACCCTCATGATTGGTGGCCAGTTTGACACCATGAACCCCAAGGACATGGAGGAAATGAGCCGCCGCGTGAAGCAGGGCAACTACCTGCTTTGCCCCCAGGGCAGCCACATGAGCATGTGGGACGACCAGCAAACCTACTTCCGGGGCCTCACCCGCTTCCTGAAATCCGTGGACGATGGCTCATTCAAGGCTGGTACTACGCTGTAG